From the Candidatus Poribacteria bacterium genome, the window TAAAACTCCAACCAGAGATTATCGATGCGATTCTCAGTCACTCGACGGATTGGATAGCCGTAGCAGAACTTGAAGCAAACCTTTGCACTATAATTCAAACGACACCTGAGGTTTTTCGGTATCACCTTTTGTATTTACTGAAATACCACTGTCTTTCCTTTGATGTGGATACACTCGAGAAAGCTGCCACAGATTTGAGAAATCTCAATGTTGAAGGACATCGTGAGGGGGAGTGCCAATGATAGCGTGCACCTTGATGGACATTTATCCCGAAAACGACTCCACAACCGCCTCCACCCTGGTAGATATCAGCGCGAAAGTAATCGTTCGCTTTGAGAGCGAGGCTGAAGGGGAGGTTTTGATAGATCCAGAAAAAAAAATTGCCGTAGCTGCTGAGGGCCATGTCTTTAATACCTCAATCGAATACAGAATAGCCGCTGAGGCACTGCAACGCTATATAGAAAAGGGGGTTGATGGGCTGCTTGCTATGAACGGGCAATATACCGTGATTGTTTACGACTGTCACCAGCACAAGCTCATCGCCTTGACAGATAAGTTGAGTACCTGTTCGTTGTTCTATGAGCAGGTCGGTTCTTCCACAAATAGACTTTCACTCTCGAATACACTCAGTTGGTTTAAGAAAACGAGAGAAATGCCTCACCTTGACCCTACGTACATGATAGCATATCTCGGGGGGCACCCCAGACCCGTGGGGAGTACCCCGTTTAGAGATGTTCAACGGTTACCGCTTGCGACGGGGCTAACGTTTGAAAGTCGAAAACTGCGAATGAAACTGTGGCAATACTGGTGGCCATTCCCTCAAAAGACTTCATTGCCCGAGAATATCTGTACTCGCCGCCTTAACGAAGTGATGACAGAAGTTACTCACGAATTCATGACTTATTATCGGGATTCAATCGGAGTCTTTTTGAGTGGCGGTCTTGACTCATCTTATGTCTATGCGGTAGCGGCTGATATGGGGCACCGCCCTCCAATTGCTTTTCATTATTCATTTCAAATATCTGAGTGCAACGAGGTAGAATGGGCACAGGATGTGGTCAATCACTATGGCGGTAAATTGGTACGTATGGATTTCGGAAAATTGTGGACTTTTCAAGGATTTCCTGATATGCCTACTACAGAGGAGCCAGTGAGTTCGACGTTTCAAAGTAAGGAAATTATAGACCATGCCACCACTTCTCGCGGTATCCGTCTCATGCTAAATGGACTTGGTGGGGACGACTTCTTTGATGCACCTGAGCATATCCTGTTCGCCGACATGTTAACTTGGCGGCATCCCATTCGCACTTTGAAAAGACTTAATAACCGAGTGAAAAATGGGGAGCACTCATACATGGATTTAATGCGCCATGCCCCCACAAGACCTCAAAGAATTGTGCCAATCCCTCCTGAATATCTTTCCCACTCGCAGTTGACTCATGCAAGTCCTCTCCGAGGGTTTCGGGCGAAAACCTGGGTCCAGAAACGTATGGAATTCTGTCTCAGAACAGCCCGTCCGTATGTTGGAATCCCAGCACCATATCTGCATCATAGTCCTTTGTTTGATCCACGTATTCTTGAGGTCGCTGCTGCTTTGCCCATGCAAAACCTCCATAGCAATGAAAGCACAAAAATTGTGCTTCGGGAAGCTGCACAGTCATATCTTCCGGAGCGGGTTGTTAAGCGAAAAAAAGAGAACCCTCATAATCCCATTCTTTTGCAGGGATTACATCGAGAGTGGCCGGCCATTATCCCTTATTTCCAACAGAATGCTAGGTTGTATGATGTTGGACTTGTAGACCGAGACAAATTTATTTCTGCACTCCAGAGTTTTCGCGGCGGAAATACCAAGTTTACTCCATTTATCGTAAAAGCTTTCGCTTGTGAGGCTTGGTTAGCAAAACAGTAAGTGCTATTTCATCCTGTCTTCACTTCAAAAAAAATGAGGAAATATAGTGAAAAGACTTGCTACAATTTTCATATCCATTCAGGCTGTTTTTTGGGACCTAAACCTTAGCCGCAAGGCGAAGCGGACTAAACTGAAACAACTGACACAGTTGCAACGAACCCTCTGGCGAATGAACAGACCTACCGAAGAGGTTATAAAGTTACTTTCTGCTATATATTCTTGGCTAGAAAAAAAAGAAAAATGTCTCATTCTGTCCATTGTAACAGCATCCACTTTAATAAATTTCTCAAGCATAGAAGAATGTGAAATCGTCATTGCTGTCAAACCATTTGACTTTGCAGCTCATGCCTGGGTAGAAGTTGATGGAAAAACAATTCCGCCAAGCGAAGTCATAGCAGATTATAGAGAAATTATACGAATCAGGTTTAACAAAAACGGGAGTATGGTTGTTGCCCAAAATAGGGGCACATCTCATTCAACATAAACCAACGGCAGAAAGCAAGATGAAGTAAAAAAAAATATTTCCGGTAGAGGAGTGGGTTGAGTCTCTCAGAAGTCTCCATGCTGCCCAGTTAAAGGGCACCACAAGAAAATACGAAAGGGACTGGAAATCGGCAATCCGCAAGAAAAAGTTCACTACCTCTAGAAAAAAACTTTTACCCAACGCAATGAAACGACTTGGAATACCTCACCCCATCCGTCGGCTTGCGTTTGTATTATGACTTTGAATACCAGTTCATCAAGATCGCTATATACCTAACGCTCGCCTATATCATGAGGAAGATAGGATAGAGTTCCGGGCGCGTTCAAAAATCTCGATGGCATAATCGAGATCGGATTTGGAGGCGATGTTGAATGAGATACCGAAATTCTTGACTGTCACGTTAGGCAAGTTCGCTCTGCACTCGACGATGTGGAGCGGCGTAAAGTCGGCATGAACATCAACGCGGAAGTGGGTTGCTCTTCTTGATGGGTAAGTATCAAGCCACCAGCGGCCACCGATCGTCATGCGGAGCTTGGCGATACGCGGCCGAAGGGTGGCACCGCACGTGTCAACGTACGCTAAAAATTCATGGACGATTTGTAGAAGTTCCTCGTTTGATTGTAAGGTCTCAACGAACGATGTGAGGGTCATGAACTGTTCTGCAGTGGTGCGATAGGTCCGTTCCTCTTCCTTGACGAGTTTCCCACCTAAGACGGTTTCAGTAGCGACTAAAATTTCGTCTGGGGCATGGTAAGAAAAATAGGAGATATAAGTGAGATCCAACCCAAGCGTGCGTAGATATTCGGCGACTTCCAAAACGCGTGTATCGACCCCTTCCGAGACGAGGACTAATCGCTGCCGTTGATTGAATGCCGAGGGTCGAATATCGCCCGGTTCGTATTCAAAGAATTCACTGTGAAGTGCCGTAAGTGACGAAAACTCTTTACCCTGTTGTTGGCACCATCGATAAGCGAGCTGCTCTAATTCTATGTAAGAGAGCTGAGAAACCCCAGCGGCGTATTCGAGAATCTGGGTGATCGCTGTTCGGGAAGGTTTCCCGCGCTTGAGTTCAATAATTACGCAATTGCCCTGTCGATCAAGTGCCAGCAAGTCAATTTTCTGTTTTGATGTACTCAGCGGGGGTTGTCTGCTGATGACGCAAAGTGGTTCACCAAGGACCAGCGTTGCGTCTTTTTCGAGCAGGTCCTCAAAGTCGCGTTCTGCGCCAAAACGTAAAGGTTCCAGCTTCCCAAATTTCCGATCTTCCCAACGATAAACTTCCATAGTTTTTCTGTGTCTGTAGTGCTTAACGTGTTCCTCTGCTGTCGAGGTCTTCTAACCTCGTTATCTATACGGTCCAGACCAATTATTGATTGTAGGTCCTACAGATTGGCATTTAACCAGCAGATACGTTCGCGGTATTTTTCCATCTCTGCCCTGATCCTATCTTGATGCCAGTTGTTTTTCTCACCTAAGAATTGTGCAATCTCAGACGTGACGTCAAGACCTTGTCCTCGAGTCCAACCGATTCGAGTGCGTCGCCAGAGAAGATCCTCCAACGTTATCGCCATCTCACCCCAACAGGCGTAAAGGAGTTCTGCCTTTGTGAACGGCAGAGACGGCGTAATCGGTTCGGCAAGCGTTGGATCGGCACTGATGAAGTCTTGAATCGCGCGATACCCTTCACCGTACCGTTTAATAAGCCGCGCCGTATCAAGATTCCCGTATGACTCGTGGTTTTGGTCTCTGTTTGACACTTCTCCTACCGCATTAGGTAATGGACAGGTGTCGGTTTTGCAATGACGAGAAACGTTCAAAGACAAAGCAAGACGATTTACCGTTTCTTCTGCTATATGTCGATGTGTCGTGAGTTTCCCGCCGTACAAATACATTACCCCGCTTGGACTTTCTGTGATGAGGTGTTCTCTCGAAACGAATTCGCTTTTTGAAAATCTTCGCTGTTGTTGATTGGCAGCGATAAGCGGACGCGTGCCTGCGTAAGCAGCGATGATAGCATTATTATTGAGCGTTTTTTCAGGAAAAATCCGTTGCGTTTCTGAAAGTAGGTACGCTACTTCGTCGGCTGATGGACGCACCGCCGATAGTTCTTCTTCAGATGTCGTTTCAGTCGTACCGACAATAGAAGTATTATACGCACCGGGCAAAATAAAAATAACGCGTGGTTTGCCGCCCTGTTGTTTTTCTCCCCGTGTGAAGGTGACTAAACCATACATCCCTGAATTGTGTTCTGTTCCACATCTGGGTAAGACGATGTGAACACCTTTTGCGTTCTTCGTTACGAGGCGCGGAACCCCGTCATAACTCGGATCTTTACGCCATACATGGTCGCTCCAGGGACCTGTCGCCGATACAATTTTTCGGGCAGAGATTTCAAAACGGTGTCCAGTGATAACATCTTCAGCGATTATCCTGTAGCCATGGTTGCCGTTATGAGCAGTATCAGGTGGGTTGACGAAATCGAGGAACCGAACATAATTTGTAATAATCGCACCGTGTTGATGGGCATCTTTGAGTGTCACGAGGGTTAATCTCGCGTCGTCAACAATGCTATCCCATAATACAACACAACCTTTTAGAGTACTCGTGGCGATAGATCCGAGGAGTTGTTGAATCTTTTGAGTGTCCCGAATCGCTGTTGATTTTTCTGACTTGTCTGTTTTAGAGAGCGAATTATAGTAGTGCGCAGCGAGTTGCATACCTGTCAACGGATACGGATCACCTTTGTAGCAGAGAAGGGCTAAAGGAATCGGTTTGACAAGGTTCGGCGCGATGCGCAGAAGAATCTCACGTTCTTTACGAGACTGCTTGACGAGATCAATATCGCGTTTCAGGATGTAGCGAAACCCACCGTGGATCAGCTGTGAGGTAGCACTGCTCGTTCCGCTCGCAAAATCCCCTTGTTCAATTAAACCGGCTTTGATGCCTCCATTGAGCGCAAGATCGCGGATGACACCCGCGCCGACGATACCGCCCCCAATAACCAAAACATCCAACGGTTCGGTCTTCAGTGTTTGAATATTCTTAGATCGGGTTCGGGCTGAAAATTCTATGGGCATTTTCTACCCTTAACTTCGGTCATTTATCAAGTGACTGTGTAAGGAGACCTTGCGAATAGCATTCAGAATTCCCGATACAGCACCTGCTACGGGTTTCGTCAACAACGGCAAAAATATCAGTTGAGAACACGCTTTTTCGGTGACAGGCAGATCCCCGGCTGCATAAGTTTCAAACACGCCATCCGCATCGACCGGGCAAAGAGGACCCCGATTGTTCTCGTAGATGTCGAGTCCGTGTGTGAAGAGCGGCAAGGTGTGGAGAAGTGGGTAGGGATTGCTGTTTGTTGGCAGACTACCTGAAAACAGTGGGACACCATCGCCAACAAGGAGTGGATAAGGGTTATTATTTGCCAAGACCCCCTCTTTTCGGAGAGCATCCGCGAATGCTGGGGCTGAGAGTCCGTGCATTTCCGCTGCGTGGTATCGAATCGGGAAGCCATAGAATCCTGCTGATTCACTGCCTTCACAAGTTTCAACAGCCGAAACCCCTGGAATTTCCTGCAATCCTTCCGAGATTTCTTGAATATAGGCGCGACGGTTCGCGTTGAGTTCATCAAGTTTTTTCAGTTGGACGGAAGCGATGCCGATAGCGAGCGGATGTGCACGGAATTTAACGCCGAGTCCCATCGGTGGTAGATACGGATGCCGCAATTCATCTGGTGCTGCGTCGCTTATAGCACTAATCGGACGATTGACCTGACCCAGTAGACACGCACGTTCAAAAATCGCTGTGTCGTTGGTCGCAAGCATCCCGCCTTCACCGCCGCTAACGGGTTTATTGCCTTGCAAACTCCATGCACCCGCCTGACCAATGCTTCCACACGGCGCGCCTTTGTACGAGGCACCGTGCGCGTGAGAGCAGTCTTCGATAACGGCTATTC encodes:
- a CDS encoding glycerol-3-phosphate dehydrogenase/oxidase; the encoded protein is MPIEFSARTRSKNIQTLKTEPLDVLVIGGGIVGAGVIRDLALNGGIKAGLIEQGDFASGTSSATSQLIHGGFRYILKRDIDLVKQSRKEREILLRIAPNLVKPIPLALLCYKGDPYPLTGMQLAAHYYNSLSKTDKSEKSTAIRDTQKIQQLLGSIATSTLKGCVVLWDSIVDDARLTLVTLKDAHQHGAIITNYVRFLDFVNPPDTAHNGNHGYRIIAEDVITGHRFEISARKIVSATGPWSDHVWRKDPSYDGVPRLVTKNAKGVHIVLPRCGTEHNSGMYGLVTFTRGEKQQGGKPRVIFILPGAYNTSIVGTTETTSEEELSAVRPSADEVAYLLSETQRIFPEKTLNNNAIIAAYAGTRPLIAANQQQRRFSKSEFVSREHLITESPSGVMYLYGGKLTTHRHIAEETVNRLALSLNVSRHCKTDTCPLPNAVGEVSNRDQNHESYGNLDTARLIKRYGEGYRAIQDFISADPTLAEPITPSLPFTKAELLYACWGEMAITLEDLLWRRTRIGWTRGQGLDVTSEIAQFLGEKNNWHQDRIRAEMEKYRERICWLNANL
- a CDS encoding asparagine synthase-related protein, translated to MIACTLMDIYPENDSTTASTLVDISAKVIVRFESEAEGEVLIDPEKKIAVAAEGHVFNTSIEYRIAAEALQRYIEKGVDGLLAMNGQYTVIVYDCHQHKLIALTDKLSTCSLFYEQVGSSTNRLSLSNTLSWFKKTREMPHLDPTYMIAYLGGHPRPVGSTPFRDVQRLPLATGLTFESRKLRMKLWQYWWPFPQKTSLPENICTRRLNEVMTEVTHEFMTYYRDSIGVFLSGGLDSSYVYAVAADMGHRPPIAFHYSFQISECNEVEWAQDVVNHYGGKLVRMDFGKLWTFQGFPDMPTTEEPVSSTFQSKEIIDHATTSRGIRLMLNGLGGDDFFDAPEHILFADMLTWRHPIRTLKRLNNRVKNGEHSYMDLMRHAPTRPQRIVPIPPEYLSHSQLTHASPLRGFRAKTWVQKRMEFCLRTARPYVGIPAPYLHHSPLFDPRILEVAAALPMQNLHSNESTKIVLREAAQSYLPERVVKRKKENPHNPILLQGLHREWPAIIPYFQQNARLYDVGLVDRDKFISALQSFRGGNTKFTPFIVKAFACEAWLAKQ
- a CDS encoding DegT/DnrJ/EryC1/StrS family aminotransferase: MNSAKPPHLKTNPKDLPAVLGGTPVFETSPDAPYPKLDEWKQITEEEAQIVYEMTLRNELSGASPTVQEFEKIWRDRHHTRFALSTTNGTAALQSAMFGVGVGPGDEVICPTYTWMGSITPALALMATPVFCEVDPKTLLIDVADVRKRITPRTKAIVAVHLWGNVCDMDALMALSTERGIAVIEDCSHAHGASYKGAPCGSIGQAGAWSLQGNKPVSGGEGGMLATNDTAIFERACLLGQVNRPISAISDAAPDELRHPYLPPMGLGVKFRAHPLAIGIASVQLKKLDELNANRRAYIQEISEGLQEIPGVSAVETCEGSESAGFYGFPIRYHAAEMHGLSAPAFADALRKEGVLANNNPYPLLVGDGVPLFSGSLPTNSNPYPLLHTLPLFTHGLDIYENNRGPLCPVDADGVFETYAAGDLPVTEKACSQLIFLPLLTKPVAGAVSGILNAIRKVSLHSHLINDRS
- a CDS encoding endonuclease NucS, whose amino-acid sequence is MEVYRWEDRKFGKLEPLRFGAERDFEDLLEKDATLVLGEPLCVISRQPPLSTSKQKIDLLALDRQGNCVIIELKRGKPSRTAITQILEYAAGVSQLSYIELEQLAYRWCQQQGKEFSSLTALHSEFFEYEPGDIRPSAFNQRQRLVLVSEGVDTRVLEVAEYLRTLGLDLTYISYFSYHAPDEILVATETVLGGKLVKEEERTYRTTAEQFMTLTSFVETLQSNEELLQIVHEFLAYVDTCGATLRPRIAKLRMTIGGRWWLDTYPSRRATHFRVDVHADFTPLHIVECRANLPNVTVKNFGISFNIASKSDLDYAIEIFERARNSILSSS
- a CDS encoding lasso peptide biosynthesis B2 protein; translation: MKRLATIFISIQAVFWDLNLSRKAKRTKLKQLTQLQRTLWRMNRPTEEVIKLLSAIYSWLEKKEKCLILSIVTASTLINFSSIEECEIVIAVKPFDFAAHAWVEVDGKTIPPSEVIADYREIIRIRFNKNGSMVVAQNRGTSHST